The Microbulbifer sp. YPW1 genome contains the following window.
TTCCTTGACCGCGCCGCTGACCAGCTCGTGACCGAGCGCGATTGCCGCCTGCTGGCCTTTCTGTTTGTAGCAGGTGCCCACCTTCTGGCGTTCGATATCGGTCATCAGCGGCAGGTTAACCGCGTTGGGAAAAGATCCCTTGTTGAACTCCACCGGTGCGCGGGTATCGATCATGGGCACATCGTGGAGGAAGATCTCGCGGAAGTCGGCGGTATCCGGCCGTGGGCCTTTCACCGCGCTCATCGCAGGGTCACCGCGAAATCGTGGCCGGCGTCTTCCCGAGCCACCAGTTCGCCGATGGGGGCTAGGTGCAAATCCAGTGCCTGAGCGGCAGCGAGAAACTCTGCCTCACCTTCTGGAGTAACGGCCACCAGTAATCCGCCGCTGGTCTGCGGGTCGCACAGCAGTTGGTGCTGGCTTTCCTCATTCAGGCGCACCCGGTGTCCGTAGCTTTCAAAGTTGCGCCCGGTACCGCCGGGAATACAGCCCTGCTCGAGATAGTGGGGCACGCTGGCAATTCGGGGTACGGCGTCGAAGTCCAGTTCGGCACACAGGCCGCTGCCATCCGCCAGTTCCACCAGGTGACCGAGCAGGCCGAAACCGGTGACGTCGGTCATCGCCGTGACGCCGGACAGCCGCGCAAAGTGGCTGCCAGGGCGATTGAGGGTGCACATCAGGTCACGTGCCACACCGATATCTTCCTCGCGCAGCTTGCCCTGTTTTTCGGCGGTGGTGAGCACGCCGATGCCGATGGGCTTGGTCAGATACAGTTTGCAGCCGGCGGTGGCGGTGTCATTGCGTTTCAGCCGGCGTTTTTCCACCACACCGGTGACGGCCAGGCCGAAGATGGGTTCCGGGGCATCGATGGAGTGGCCGCCCGCCAGCGGGATGCCTGCGGCTTCACACACGGCACGGCCGCCGCGAATCACTTCCCGCGCCACTTCCGGCGCCAGCACATTTACCGGCCAGCCGAGAATGGCGATGGCCATCAGCGGATCGGCCCCCATGGCATAGATATCACTGATGGCGTTGGTGGCGGCGATGCGGCCAAAGTCGTAGGGATCATCCACGATCGGCATAAAGAAGTCGGTGGTCGACACCACCCCGCGCTCCTCGTCCAGCGCGTACACGGCGGCATCGTCGCGGGAGCTATTGCCCACCCACAGGTTGGCATCGGCGAGCTGGGTACCGCTGTCTGCGAGAATCTTGTCGAGAACTGCGGGCGCAATTTTGCAGCCGCAGCCGGCGCCGTGGCTGTACTGGGTCAGGCGAACGGGCCCTGAGGAGGCAGGAGCGTGATTGGACATGGAAGCCT
Protein-coding sequences here:
- the selD gene encoding selenide, water dikinase SelD yields the protein MSNHAPASSGPVRLTQYSHGAGCGCKIAPAVLDKILADSGTQLADANLWVGNSSRDDAAVYALDEERGVVSTTDFFMPIVDDPYDFGRIAATNAISDIYAMGADPLMAIAILGWPVNVLAPEVAREVIRGGRAVCEAAGIPLAGGHSIDAPEPIFGLAVTGVVEKRRLKRNDTATAGCKLYLTKPIGIGVLTTAEKQGKLREEDIGVARDLMCTLNRPGSHFARLSGVTAMTDVTGFGLLGHLVELADGSGLCAELDFDAVPRIASVPHYLEQGCIPGGTGRNFESYGHRVRLNEESQHQLLCDPQTSGGLLVAVTPEGEAEFLAAAQALDLHLAPIGELVAREDAGHDFAVTLR